The DNA region cactgcaggctacttcagctgactgcagttctgcagttcggctgttcaaatctcaccggctcaaggttgactcagccttccatccttccgaggtgggtaaaatgaggacccagactgtgggggcgatatgctgactctgtaaaccgcttagagagggctgaaagctctatgaagcggtatataagtctaactgcaattGCTAACTCAACGCAGCCAGGCATGCTCTGTTAACACCGCAGAGTAAATAGTAAAAGCTCCTCCTGCTAAGATGGGTCGCTTAAAGTCTCGTTTCGTTTTTTCTTCCGCTGCAGGTTCACGTACGGTCACGCAGGCGCCGTCCACGAGGAACTCGTCTACATTTCGGGAGGCCACGATTACCAGATCGGCCCCTATCGCAAAAACCTGCTGTGCTATGATTACCGGACGGATGCCTGGGAGGAGAGGAGGCCCATGATCACTGCCCGTGGCTGGCACAGCATGTCTACTTTACATGACGACATTTATTCGATCGGGGGCAGCGACGACCACCTGGAGACCATGACACGCTTCGACATCCTGGAGGTGGAATCCTACAGCCCCAAATGCAATCAGTGGACGAGAGTGGCGCCTCTGCTCCAGGCTAACAGCGAGTCTGGCGTAGCCACCTGGGACGGCAAGATCTACATCCTGGGCGGCTACAGTTGGGAGAACACGGTCTTCTCCAGGGCCCTTCAGGTCTACGACAAAATGACTAAGCAGTGGCAGAAAGGGAGCGACCTTCCCAAGGCCATCGCCGGCGTGTCGGCTTGCGTCTGCGTCTTGAGGCCCAGGTCGCAcgacaaaaagaaaaaggccaAGCCACAATGCCACGAACATCGAGGGAGATGAGGGGTAGCGCTTGGGTCGAAGCCTGTCCTTGTCCCGATACAGGCAGACCGCAAATTTACAACCACGATTGGAACCAGAATTCCCATCACTAAACGAGGCGGTTGTGAAGCAGTATTGCACCTGATTTAACATCTTTTCTTCCCCTGGTGGTGGAGCAAaatgccacggttgttaagtgaattgtgtagttgctaagtgaatccagcttttgCTATTGATCTTTGTCAGAAGCTGGTTGAGAAGGTTGCAATATGGTGATAATGTGATTCTCGGATGCTTCAACCTTccttgccaagtgcctgaattttgatcgcgaGAATGCCACAAGAATCGTGTGAGAAGTGGTcggaagtcactttttttcagcacccATCTGAACAttgaaatggttgctaaatgcactgccgtaagtcgaggacaacctgtacagAGAACTGATTTTGGAAACTTCAGAATTATACCTTCTTGACTTGGGCTAGAGAACTTCCTCCGTTGTCCATCCTTGTTTCTCGGAATGGCGAGCAAACGTTACTCGTTTCGGGAGCAACCTAAGCGTTAGGGCACGAAGTCTGTGAGAAGAAATCAGCAGAGCATCTACAAATGGGGAGATGAATGTCAGGGATCTTCAGAGAAAGCAGGGCACAGGTAGATTTGCCTTTTCTTGGAAGGTAGAATTGTGTCAGTAAAAGCCTGTCCGTCAAAGCTCACTTCTTGTATTAAAATCCTACTTTGGGCAAATTGATCAAAACGGAGAAGTGAgaatgag from Thamnophis elegans isolate rThaEle1 chromosome 14, rThaEle1.pri, whole genome shotgun sequence includes:
- the KLHL36 gene encoding kelch-like protein 36 — translated: MMTLGTYFFFAFLSRSQLASMRQQRVDFYLGAIRDMLVAVGGRNEHGALSSVETYSPEKDSWSYVAGLPRFTYGHAGAVHEELVYISGGHDYQIGPYRKNLLCYDYRTDAWEERRPMITARGWHSMSTLHDDIYSIGGSDDHLETMTRFDILEVESYSPKCNQWTRVAPLLQANSESGVATWDGKIYILGGYSWENTVFSRALQVYDKMTKQWQKGSDLPKAIAGVSACVCVLRPRSHDKKKKAKPQCHEHRGR